The Plasmodium brasilianum strain Bolivian I chromosome 14, whole genome shotgun sequence genome contains a region encoding:
- a CDS encoding gamete antigen 27/25, translating to MKLVDLEFHSSTDFLFKALLSYNRGIQGSTSKKELFLKICYENIEISIDYFMRHLGYHFKDNISKNNCIDRIIRRLNFIVIEGILTDEYCKRAQKYFWIEQRVIEEMSIKVFNEKSTDASTKMCKNEVVIKDLISKLERGRSIKLSEGMIANTVSCVKDFLLDLLRKPNTKEESKDSPKIK from the coding sequence ATGAAACTCGTTGATCTAGAGTTTCATTCATCAACTGACTTTTTGTTTAAAGCATTATTGTCTTATAATAGAGGCATACAAGGTAGTACAAGCAAGAAAGagctatttttaaaaatatgctatgaaaatattgaaatcTCTATTGATTATTTTATGAGACATCTTGGATATCATTTTAAGGACAACATATCCAAGAATAACTGTATTGATAGAATAATAAGGCgtcttaattttattgtaattgAAGGTATTTTAACAGATGAGTATTGCAAACGTgcacaaaaatatttctgGATTGAACAAAGAGTAATTGAGGAAATGTCTATTAAGGTGTTCAATGAAAAAAGTACCGACGCGAGTACGAAAATGTGTAAAAATGAAGTTGTAATAAAAGATCTTATAAGCAAATTAGAAAGAGGTAGGAGCATAAAACTATCAGAAGGAATGATAGCTAATACTGTAAGTTGTGTTAAGGACTTCCTTCTTGATTTATTAAGAAAACCCAACACAAAAGAAGAATCCAAAGATTCTcccaaaataaaatga
- a CDS encoding gamete antigen 27/25, which produces MNIYIFLLIEILVIHAFIKCSAECVKETYPDHIEKITTRNRGECPYKLIYEHLPNGTVREDVMKLADLEFQATVYFLFIVLLAYMKHRKDNTNKQELFSKICYSEVETTIDYFIQHFGNRFKDKRSKDKCIDRIIRRLNFIVIEGILTKDYCERAQKYFWIEQRVIEEMSVKVFKEKTDDKKRNMCINELAIKSLISKLERGRNIKLSDGMIANTVSTVEDFLLDLLREAEINKPSKESLKKE; this is translated from the coding sequence atgaatatatatatatttttgctaaTCGAAATTTTAGTAATACATGCATTTATTAAGTGCTCTGCGGAATGCGTAAAGGAAACTTACCCTGATCATATTGAAAAGATAACAACACGTAACAGAGGAGAATGcccatataaattaatttatgagCATTTGCCGAATGGTACTGTAAGAGAAGATGTTATGAAACTTGCAGATTTAGAGTTTCAAGCAacagtatattttttgtttatagtATTACTAGCTTATATGAAACATAGAAAagataatacaaataaacaagaactattttcaaaaatatgcTATTCTGAAGTTGAAACGACTAttgattattttatacaaCACTTTGGAAATCGTTTTAAGGATAAGAGATCCAAGGATAAATGTATTGATAGAATAATAAGGCGccttaattttattgttattgaaGGTATTTTAACAAAGGATTATTGCGAAAGAGCTCAAAAGTATTTCTGGATTGAACAAAGAGTAATTGAGGAAATGTCCGTTAAggtatttaaagaaaaaactgATGACAAGAAAAGGAATATGTGCATAAACGAACTTGCAATAAAAAGTCTTATAAGCAAATTAGAAAGAGGTAGGAACATAAAACTATCAGATGGAATGATAGCTAATACTGTAAGTACAGTTGAGGATTTCCTTCTTGATTTATTAAGAGAAGCCGAAATTAATAAACCATCCAAGGAATCacttaaaaaagaatga
- a CDS encoding gamete antigen 27/25, which yields MEEMSLKVFNEKTENARTNMCKNEVEIKNLISKLERGRSIKLSEGMIANTVSTIKDFLLDVLRKPETTEKSKDFTKKN from the coding sequence ATGGAGGAAATGTCTCTAAAggtatttaatgaaaaaactgAGAATGCAAGAACGAATATGTGTAAAAATGAAGTTGAAATAAAGAATCTTATAAGTAAATTAGAAAGAGGTAGGAGCATAAAGTTATCAGAAGGTATGATAGCTAATACTGTAAGTACTATTAAGGACTTCCTTCTTGATGTATTAAGAAAACCAGAAACTACAGAAAAATCCAAAGattttaccaaaaaaaacTGA
- a CDS encoding gamete antigen 27/25 produces the protein MNIYIILLNNILVIHAFIKSSAECLKKEYPHHIKLRTGRSTSKCPYTLIYKHLQNSALRKDVITLSDLEFYSTIDFLFRQLLHNPRIQDKTNKQELFSKIIDYNIDFPIIYFKRYLGYSFKDDTSMKKCIDRIKRRLNFIVIEGIITEEY, from the coding sequence atgaatatatacatcatTTTACTAAACAATATTTTAGTTATACATGCATTTATTAAGAGCTCTGCTGAATGCTTGAAGAAGGAATATCCTCATCATATTAAATTAAGAACAGGACGGAGCACATCAAAATGCCCatatacattaatttataaacatttgCAGAATAGTGCTCTTCGAAAAGATGTTATAACACTTTCAGATCTAGAGTTTTATTCAACAATTGATTTTTTGTTTAGACAATTATTGCATAACCCACGCATACAAgataaaacaaacaaacaagaactattttcaaaaataattgattataatattgatttccctattatttattttaagcgATACCTTGGATATAGTTTTAAGGATGACACATCCATGAAAAAATGCATTGATAGAATAAAACGGCGTCTTAATTTCATTGTTATTGAAGGCATCATAACAGAGGAATATTGA
- a CDS encoding gamete antigen 27/25 — MNIYIFLLIEILGIHIFIKCSAECVKENYPDHIEKITTRNRGECPYKLIYKPLPKGIVIEDVIELLNIEFQATIYFLFLELLPLNKHKADKTDKRELFSRISFDYLELPILYFMKHLGYSFKDERSRNSCINRMKKRLDLIVIEGILTKEYCERAQKYFWIEQRVIEEMSVKVFKEKTDDKQRNMCQNELAIKSLISKLERGRSI; from the coding sequence atgaatatatatatatttttgctaaTCGAAATTTTaggaatacatatatttattaagtgCTCTGCGGAATGcgtaaaagaaaattaccCTGATCATATTGAAAAGATAACAACACGTAACAGAGGAGAATGcccatataaattaatttataagcCTTTGCCGAAGGGTATTGTAATAGAAGACGTTATAGAACTTCTAAATATAGAGTTTCAAGcaacaatttattttttgtttttggaATTATTGCCTCTCAACAAACACAAGGCAGATAAAACAGACAAACGAGAACTATTTTCAAGAATAAGCTTCGATTATCTTGAATTAcctattctttattttatgaaacaCCTTGGATATAGTTTTAAGGATGAGAGATCCAGAAATAGCTGTATTAATAGAATGAAAAAGCGTCTTGATTTAATTGTAATTGAAGGTATCTTAACAAAGGAATATTGCGAACGAGCTCAAAAATATTTCTGGATTGAACAAAGAGTAATTGAGGAAATGTCCGTTAAggtatttaaagaaaaaactgATGACAAGCAAAGGAATATGTGCCAAAACGAACTTGCAATAAAAAGTCTTATAAGCAAATTAGAAAGAGGTAGGAGCATATAA
- a CDS encoding gamete antigen 27/25: protein MCASGSRKEENSTNENDMELLYYPMPYRYVYEYNDLENGHVREEVKKLGNVEFNASTDFMYSLLKYGSNKKIMLREIEKTKNISNVLKDFEEIYEYHLNDDESRKKCIRRIQKRIRFIVNENTLTEKYCKQAQEYFWIEQRLDEEMSAKVDNQNTEEEKKDMCQNEAEIKNLLSVLEEKRSIKLPNGMIENTVSTVEDFLLDVLRRTSKITVPS, encoded by the coding sequence ATGTGCGCTAGTGGAAGCAGAAAGGAAGAAAATTCAACTAATGAAAATGATATGGAGCTATTATATTACCCAATGCCCTATAGgtatgtatatgaatataatgaTTTGGAGAATGGTCATGTTAGAGAAGAAGTTAAGAAACTTGGAAATGTTGAGTTTAATGCATCAACTGACTTTATGTAtagtttattaaaatatggttctaataaaaaaataatgcttCGTGAAATAGAGAAAACTAAGAATATTTCAAATGTTCTTAAAGATTTTGAAGAGATTTATGAATATCATTTAAATGATGACGAATCCAGGAAAAAATGTATTCGTAGAATACAAAAACGTATCAGATTTAttgtaaatgaaaatacatTAACAGAAAAATACTGCAAACAAGCTCAAGAATATTTTTGGATTGAACAAAGATTAGATGAAGAAATGTCTGCAAAGGTAGATAATCAGAATACtgaagaagagaaaaaagatatGTGTCAGAATGAAGCTGAAATAAAAAACCTTTTAAGTGttttagaagaaaaaagaagtataaaACTTCCAAACGGAATGATAGAAAATACTGTAAGTACGGTTGAAGACTTTCTTCTTGATGTATTAAGAAGAACATCCAAAATAACAGTACCATCCTAA
- a CDS encoding gamete antigen 27/25, translating into MNIYIFLQIQIFVICVLIKCASGSIYLGESIRSSLGSEEVNYEYNYEHYKNGPVREEIKKWLDVEFHASTDVLYYLLRISKHKWNIFYDILFTSHITNAVRKFEEMYSFRFIDENARQSCVSRIKGRLLYFLRQDYITEEYCKQIQKYFWIEERLEEEMSVKVDKAKTIPEKKNVCNDYDEMKRVISVYEKGTGVKLTDDIIHFTLSLARGFLLDLLKAEGTVVPSTDLLMNRDDDTSPEKVDSDFNFNREFDFDDFYRV; encoded by the coding sequence atgaatatatatatctttttacaAATTCAAATTTTCGTCATATGCGTACTTATTAAGTGCGCTTCAGGAAGTATATATTTAGGTGAGTCTATCAGAAGCAGTTTAGGTTCCGAAGAAGTTAATTATGAATACAATTATGAGCATTATAAGAATGGTCCCGTCCGAGAAGAAATTAAGAAATGGCTAGATGTAGAGTTTCATGCATCTACTGATGTGCTATATTACTTATTGCGTATTAGTAAACATaaatggaatattttttatgatatattgTTTACGAGCCATATTACAAATGCAGTTCGTAAATTTGAAGAGATGTATTCATTTAGGTTTATTGATGAAAATGCTAGACAGAGTTGTGTTAGTAGAATAAAGGGACGTCTTCTTTACTTTCTACGTCAGGATTATATAACAGAAGAATATTGTAAACAAATACAGAAATATTTTTGGATAGAGGAAAGATTAGAAGAGGAAATGTCAGTTAAGGTGGATAAGGCAAAAACTAttccagaaaaaaaaaacgtttGTAATGATTATGATGAAATGAAAAGAGTTATAAGTGTTTATGAAAAAGGTACAGGTGTGAAATTAACAGAtgatataattcattttactCTAAGTTTAGCTAGAGGATTCCTTCTAGATTTACTAAAAGCAGAAGGAACTGTTGTACCTTCTACAGATTTACTAATGAATCGAGATGATGATACGTCTCCAGAAAAAGTAGATTcagattttaattttaatcgCGAATTCGATTTCGATGATTTTTATAGAGTTTAA
- a CDS encoding gamete antigen 27/25, whose amino-acid sequence MQIFVLSALIKCDAGCMREDESKVEVRKTDTAEDKKYEYEYEHYMNGPPREDVKKWLDVEFHASADVLYHLLPLIKQKVDIFDKIKNTDIVLNTVREFEDKYSFRFIDESAREGCVRRIKGRLLYFLGLEYVTEEYCKKVQKYFWIEERLEEEMSVKMDEAKTFKDKKNVCRNSEEMKRLICTYEKDRNVHLTEDMILHTVCIARAVLLDFLKAQTIVPSKDLPMKPDDDTSPEIPDFNIDFDRGHGCPSFNRR is encoded by the coding sequence ATGCAAATTTTCGTCTTAAGCGCACTGATTAAGTGCGATGCTGGATGTATGAGGGAAGATGAATCTAAGGTAGAGGTTCGCAAAACAGATACTGCAGAAGATAAGAAGTATGAATATGAATATGAACATTATATGAATGGCCCCCCTAGAGAAGACGTTAAGAAATGGCTAGATGTAGAGTTTCATGCGTCTGCTGATGTGTTATACCACTTATTGCCTCTCATTAAACAGAAAGTAgatatttttgataaaataaagaatactGACATTGTTTTAAATACTGTTCGTGAATTTGAagataaatattcatttagaTTTATTGATGAAAGTGCTAGAGAAGGATGTGTTAGAAGAATAAAAGGAcgtcttctttattttctagGTTTGGAATATGTAACAGAAGAATACTGTAAAAAAGTACAGAAATATTTTTGGATAGAAGAAAGATTAGAAGAGGAAATGTCAGTTAAGATGGATGAGGCAAAAACATtcaaagataaaaaaaatgtgtgtCGTAATTCCGAAGAAATGAAAAGActtatatgtacttatgaaAAGGATAGAAATGTGCATTTAACAGAGGATATGATACTTCATACCGTATGTATAGCTAGGGCTGTCCTTTTAGATTTCCTAAAAGCACAAACTATTGTACCTTCTAAGGACTTACCAATGAAACCAGATGATGATACGTCCCCAGAAATACCAGATTTTAATATAGATTTTGATCGTGGACACGGATGCCCTAGTTTTAATAGAAGATGA
- a CDS encoding gamete antigen 27/25 translates to MNIFTVLQIQIFVLYALIKCAAGSINEDAYKVKDSRTLTPGHKKYEYKYDHYKGGPVREEVKKWLDLEFHTSIDVLYALLPLSEEGHDIIDIINNSDLVLKTLQITEEYCKQVQKYFWIEERLEEEMSVKVDKEQTMQEKKKMCRNIEEMKALVSIYEKDRSVQLTEDMILHTVCKARGVLLDLIKV, encoded by the exons atgaatatatttacagTTTTACAAATCCAAATTTTCGTCTTATACGCACTTATTAAGTGCGCTGCTGGAAGTATAAATGAAGATGCTTATAAAGTAAAGGATTCAAGAACATTAACTCCAGGTCATAAGAAGTATGAATACAAATATGATCATTATAAGGGTGGTCCCGTTAGAGAAGAAGTTAAGAAATGGTTAGATCTAGAGTTTCATACGTCTATTGATGTGTTATACGCATTGTTGCCTTTAAGTGAGGAGGGACATGATATtattgatataataaataatagtgaccttgttttaaaaactcttc aaataacagAAGAATATTGTAAACAAGTACAGAAATATTTCTGGATAGAAGAAAGATTAGAAGAAGAAATGTCAGTTAAGGTAGATAAGGAACAAACAATgcaagagaaaaaaaagatgtgTCGTAATATTGAAGAAATGAAAGCTCTTGTAAgtatttatgaaaaagataGAAGTGTACAGTTAACAGAAGATATGATCCTTCATACAGTATGTAAAGCTAGGGGCGTGCTTTTagatttaataaaagtataa
- a CDS encoding gamete antigen 27/25, translating to MNIYTFIQIQIFVIYALIKCAAGSSKNQAPSYNPQVQKTITVGDKTYQYKYDHYKSGPPREEVMKWLDVEFHASTDVLYHLLPLAKDPWKLFNEIEYSERIYDTVREYEDKYKFKFRDEEARESCVERIKGRLLYPLYLEPLTEDYCKTIQKYFWIEERLEEEMTVKMDREETYQDKKAMSKNEDEMKRLISIYEKGRSIKLSDDMIHFTISIAKVFLEDYLKLYTEVYDKLSPTNNDKTKQK from the coding sequence atgaatatatataccttcATACAAATCCAAATTTTCGTTATATACGCACTTATAAAGTGCGCTGCTGGTAGCTCGAAAAATCAAGCTCCTTCGTATAATCCACAAGTTCAAAAAACAATTACTGTAGGAGATAAAACATATCAATACAAATATGATCATTATAAGTCTGGTCCCCCTAGGGAAGAAGTTATGAAATGGTTAGATGTAGAGTTTCATGCGTCAACTGATGTGTTATACCACTTATTGCCTTTAGCTAAAGATCCATGGAaactttttaatgaaatagaGTATTCTGAACGTATATATGATACCGTTCGTGAATATGAAGATaagtataaatttaaatttaggGATGAAGAAGCCAGAGAATCTTGTGTTGAAAGAATAAAGGGACGTCTTCTTTATCCTCTATATTTGGAACCATTAACAGAAGATTATTGTAAaacaatacaaaaatatttttggatAGAAGAAAGATTAGAAGAGGAAATGACTGTTAAGATGGATAGGGAAGAAACTTACCAAGATAAGAAGGCAATgagtaaaaatgaagatgaaatgaaaagacttataagtatttatgaaaaaggTAGAAGTATAAAACTATCGGACGATATGATCCATTTTACTATAAGTATAGCAAAGGTTTTCCTTGAAGATTAcctaaaattatatactgAAGTATATGATAAACTTTCCCCCacaaataatgataaaacaaaacaaaaataa
- a CDS encoding gamete antigen 27/25: MKNAKSRVEDIETATEGDECEYKYDHYNCGLVREEVKKLLDVEFHASVDVLHSLLPFGHDKNRILYEIGQTDLVLRGVSKYEDKYSFRFIDEDDRERCVSRIKARIFSALYFECLTKHYCKKVQNYFWIEERLEEEMSVKLDGQKSNLYQKKMCRNEDLMKTIIGVHEEGRGIKLSEDIINYIIRMAKMFLFDLLKSKTFSTF; the protein is encoded by the coding sequence ATGAAGAATGCTAAATCTCGGGTAGAGGACATAGAAACAGCTACCGAAGGCGATGAGTGTGAATACAAATATGATCATTATAATTGTGGTCTCGTTAGAGAAGAAGTTAAGAAATTGTTAGATGTAGAATTTCATGCGTCTGTTGATGTACTGCATTCATTGTTACCCTTCGGACatgataaaaatagaatattatatgaaattgGGCAAACCGACCTTGTTTTAAGAGGTGTTAGTAAATATGAAGATAAGTATTCATTTAGATTTATTGATGAAGATGACAGAGAGCGTTGTGTTAGTAGAATAAAGGCACGCATTTTTAGtgcattatattttgaatgtTTAACGAAACATTATTGTAAAAAGGTACAAAACTATTTTTGGATAGAAGAAAGATTAGAAGAAGAAATGTCTGTTAAATTAGATGGTCAGAAAAGTAATCTATACCAAAAGAAAATGTGTCGTAATGAAGATTTAATGAAAACAATTATAGGTGTTCATGAAGAAGGTAGAGGTATAAAACTATCAGaagatattattaattatattatacgtaTGGCTAAGATGTTCCTCTTTGATTTACTAAAATCAAAAACATTTTCCACCTTCTAA
- a CDS encoding hypothetical protein (conserved Plasmodium protein), which produces MKILRKFNYYRLLFVVTLSIIVLYDSNFTSISSRSIVEKNKETCQKGALGRILSQEVMTTRNDTLMWLTEKFYKPDGNETLSDNEMIEKIIRKQMYNEGITLSNRTVSNEVLRTKERHDEIRSLGTTSEVFRRLMKLYELENNLAKEIMKKVSTLNGRESISSILDQDRIKDKIERKLTTIQFTYDEDQINAVASRIIERITDLSRDENIL; this is translated from the exons atgaaaattttaaggaaatttaattattataggTTGTTGTTTGTGGTTACATTATCCATAATAGTTTTATATGATTCTAATTTTACGTCCATATCCTCTAGAAGCatagtagaaaaaaataaggaaacaTGTCAGAAGGGGGCATTGGGTAGAATTCTATCGCAAGAAGTGATGACCACGAGGAATG ACACCCTTATGTGGTTAACTGAAAAGTTCTATAAACCTGATGGAAATGAGACACTAAGTGATAATGAAAtgattgaaaaaataattagaaAGCAAATGTATAATGAAGGTATTACCTTATCAAATAGAACTGTAAGTAATGAAGTTCTCAGAACAAAAGAACGCCACGACGAAATTCGTTCACTTGGAACAACATCAGAAGTATTTAGACGCTTGATGAAGCTGTATGAacttgaaaataatttagcaaaagaaataatgaaaaaagttaGTACCCTAAATGGAAGAGAAAGCATATCTAGTATATTGGATCAAGACagaataaaagataaaatagaGAGAAAATTGACTACTATACAGTTTACATATGATGAAGATCAAATTAATGCAGTAGCATCCAGAATTATTGAACGCATTACTGATTTATCTAGAGATGAGAACATTTTATAG
- a CDS encoding protein UIS3 produces the protein MNISRGISFFYLFCLTVNLLIPCLCSNTVFTQKDLLPIKNISEKIKERFKKKKINYAIIVSGILMFATFALGIGYYLNKSDENYDFNDIIWLPHEKFNFKNPDDGQKPSTSMHYVEPLGINKVNIKGPIKVNTNEKDIPIKTFNVFLDNAKIALKHHYNNLSVIQQQYFKNDSSYIRKIVQSLQEKRSVSLSRAQEDKAVSQMGRFLDNMNNY, from the coding sequence atgaatatttcaagaggaatttcctttttttatctattttgtTTGActgtaaatttattaattccaTGTCTTTGTAGCAATACAGTTTTTACTCAAAAAGATTTATTaccaataaaaaatattagtgaaaaaataaaagaaagatttaaaaaaaaaaaaattaattatgctATAATAGTATCTGGGATACTTATGTTTGCTACTTTTGCACTTGGAATTGgatattatttgaataaaagTGACGAAAATTATGATTTCAATGACATTATATGGTTACCTCacgaaaaatttaattttaaaaacccTGATGATGGGCAAAAACCAAGTACAAGTATGCATTATGTTGAACCTCTAGGgataaataaagtaaatataaagggcccaataaaagtaaatactAATGAGAAAGATATTCCTATAAAAACGTTTAATGTTTTTCTTGATAATGCAAAGATTGCATTAAAAcatcattataataatttatctgTCATACAACagcaatattttaaaaatgatagttcttatattagaaaaattgtTCAGTCTTTACAAGAGAAAAGAAGTGTCTCACTTTCCAGAGCTCAAGAAGATAAAGCGGTTTCACAGATGGGACGTTTCTTGgataatatgaacaattaCTAA
- a CDS encoding hypothetical protein (conserved Plasmodium protein): MKYLKVLIFVTFFFFVFNQEINALKERKEKNILPNYDDLFISDSNYSTILSEFFEDINDLNKSLLRMIKITQSKFKKIEKSKSRLRDKCYLLAYALGLHIIKIGTPITMKYAFQQMKMYFRKVGRAKDKNLQYIKLLFSP; this comes from the exons ATGAAGTATTTaaaagtattaatttttgtaacatttttcttctttgttTTTAACCAAGAAATAAATGctttaaaagaaagaaaggagaaaaatatattaccaAATTACg aTGATCTGTTTATAAGTGACAGTAATTATAGTACAATTTTATCGGAGTTTTTTGAAGACATTAATGATTTGAATAAATCTCTTTTACGTATGATTAAAATTACACAgagtaaatttaaaaaaattgaaaaatcaAAAAGTAGACTTCGGGataaatgttatttattaGCATATGCATTAGGTTTacacattataaaaattggtACACCCATAACAATGAAATATGCATTTCAACAAATGAAGATGTATTTTAGGAAAGTGGGTAGAGCAAAGGATAAGAATTTACaatacattaaattattgtttaGTCCTTAG